In one Oryza glaberrima chromosome 2, OglaRS2, whole genome shotgun sequence genomic region, the following are encoded:
- the LOC127761074 gene encoding OVARIAN TUMOR DOMAIN-containing deubiquitinating enzyme 12-like, protein MNMCEKDQNFHWGYDLFRDPFAPIGYYGPPHGYGDGNYCDLHYARDASHPDETHLHSSALTYDLYNPSVGIYHPGNAGEHDHDTVYIEPTSSNSCPDTDDSFPMDEEVGKRFYPMVPVPHVPKINGEIPSVDEATMDHERLTERLRLYELVEHKVKGDGNCQFRALSDQLYQSPDHHEFVRQQIMSQLKSNRDAYDGYVPMAYDDYLEKVSRNGEWGDHVTLQAAADKYGVKIFVMTSFKDTCYIEIQPKVQKSNKVVLLSFWAEVHYNSIYPQNDAPRSQTTRKRRWWPFSHNHHHHHH, encoded by the exons ATGAACATGTGtgagaaagatcaaaatttccACTGGGGTTATGACCTTTTCCGTGACCCTTTTGCTCCTATCGGGTACTATGGACCTCCTCATGGTTACGGTGATGGCAACTATTGTGACCTCCATTATGCTAGAG ATGCATCACATCCGGATGAGACGCACTTGCATTCTTCTGCACTGACATATGATTTGTACAACCCATCAGTAGGCATCTACCATCCTG GAAATGCTGGTGAGCATGACCATGACACAGTCTATATAGAGCCGACTAGTTCCAATTCATGCCCAGACACTGACGACAGTTTCCCAATGGATGAAGAAGTAGGAAAGAGGTTTTACCCCATGGTGCCAGTTCCC CATGTTCCTAAAATTAATGGAGAGATCCCTTCAGTCGATGAAGCTACCATGGACCATGAAAGGCTGACAGAAAG GTTGAGGTTGTATGAACTAGTTGAGCACAAGGTGAAAGGAGATGGCAACTGTCAG TTTCGGGCACTATCAGATCAACTGTATCAAAGTCCCGATCACCATGAGTTTGTGAGGCAGCAGATTATGAGCCAG CTTAAAAGTAACCGTGATGCCTACGATGGATATGTCCCCATGGCATATGACGATTACTTGGAGAAAGTATCACG AAATGGTGAATGGGGTGACCATGTGACTCTACAGGCTGCTGCTGACAAG TATGGAGTGAAGATTTTCGTGATGACATCGTTCAAGGATACGTGCTACATTGAGATCCAACCAAAGGTTCAGAAGTCCAACAAAG TGGTGCTGTTGAGCTTTTGGGCGGAGGTTCACTACAACTCCATATATCCGCAGAACG ATGCGCCGAGGTCGCagacgacgaggaagaggagatgGTGGCCGTTCTCTCacaaccaccaccatcaccaccattgA